GATTGTGTCAGGTTAGAATTGTTTTAATTCACAGAACCGGGAAAATATAATACTGGAGTTTGGAGTTTGCAAGCATCGACCAACTATAAGATCTTCATCGTGAAATGGAAGTAAgatactgttttatatattttatatgattacattttgcattgaatACATTCTGGCATTAACAATTGTAcatattgcatttccattgtgtttgATCGTTAACACTTTCAGTAGGCTATAGGCTACAGTATAGATTCACTATAAAACATGAACAGGTGTCATTGTTGGTAGGCTTACAGACAAAAACGTTTCTCCAATCTGGCAAACATAttcacagctctggaaaatattaagagaccacttaacattgattaactcttaattttttccagagctgtatatgtgtgtgtgtgtgtgtatatgcgtATATACAGGAACTAATTAGCCTACATACATACCTACCTATCTAACATAATATCATATTTCCAGACATAATATATAAGGAAATAATTGTGGGGCGGGGGGGTACTTAGAAGAGGGGTCCTAGAAAAACATCATAGCCACCGGGCCCAATGTGGTTTAATGCGTGCCTGCATGGAGCTCTGAGATctctcccccactctctctcccccccctctccctctccctccttaaTTTTCTCACCATTTAACTTCCTTCCTTGTCCCACtcaactcctccctccctctgtccctccctcctcctttctctccccctctctctctcttccctccctctcacccTTTCTGTACTTCTCACCCTCTCTCCActacccccctccctctctccctcattcTCACACCCTCCCCACCCTCCTTCTcctactccctctctctctccctgaggAGGGATAATATTCTTCAGTCAGACGGAGGTCagctgtctcagtgtgtcatcTAGCTGAGGGTCACTTCTCCCCGATCGTCCGTCCCAGAAACctatctgctgctggactgtACCCCTCCGTCCTCCCTCCATACCACCggactattttattttattgctttttatctttttcattttattccgtttctccttcttcctctttctttctttttttctacttctgctcttccttctctttcatcttctccttttctttctcttcctccttctccttttccctctctcccttctgcTCCCCCCCGTCCCTGCGTGTGGCCCCTGTGGTCCAATGATGTCCGTCACGGTGGTGTCCTCCGATGTGAAGAGCACGCTGGACCAGGACAAGGAGCTGgctggggagggggaggagcaGGCCCCGGAAGTGCCCCCCCCTCGGAATTACCTCATTCTCACCATCTTCACCTGCTTCTGCCCCGCCTACCCCGTCAACATCGTGGCTCTGGTCTTCTCTGTGATGGTGAGCACCCACGCAAGCCCTTGCACCCACACGCACCCACGTACATGCCCTTGTACCAACACATGCATGCCTACGCACCCACATGCACCCtaatcccccccacacacacacacatgtctgCTAAAACTGTGATAAAATCTGTAAATGGGACACTGGGAATTTTGCTCCCTTGCTAATATGGTTTCTGTGGAGTGTGGAATATGTATATCTAGTGTGCCGGAGTGGTcggggctctggactcctgagtggaagttgtgggttcagtcccaggttggggacactgctgttgtacctttgATAAGGTACTGTACCCAGTCTGCTCCactaaaaacccagctgtatcatGTAAAAGTAAGgtgatattgtaacaattggAAGGCCACCATGAATAAGGGCttattcatataataataatataataacataGTTATGCAGTCTGCCAGTGAGGTAGCAGGTAGCTGATGTTGTAAATTGTAGGTGGcacagagtgagggagagaggtggGTCTGCAGAGGGGTGTGGCGGGCAGGTGGGCGGGCAGGCGATGCCCAGCACTGCTTTGCTGTGTGATGCAGACTTTGGCTCTGGAGTCGGAGCTCCCATGTTCAGATCCCAGTGTGTCTCGGTGTCTGCGCCAGTCGCACTCTGAGTGACTCTAGAAAAGCCAGGCCTTTCACCGGACTGTTCTCATGCGCTGGACTGAACTGCAGTGGAGCAGACCGGACTGGACTGTGGCATTCCGGGACGTGATGTATAGTCCCTGGTTTATAGTTTGTAACAGAAATCGTGACTGGCCAACATAAACCTCTCTCACCCACCTGACCAGTGATTCTCACTCTGTTCCTTGCACCTGTGCCGCTGCCAGTGTGCAGATGCCAGGTGTGTGCTGAGCGAGTGGGGTAGTGTATTTAATCTCTAATCAGTCTGAGCCCCTGAGACTGCCAAGCAGTATGTGGAATAGGACatgcaaacacagaaacacaccaatacataaataatgcaaTGCGCTAAATACATGTgctattaaaatgaaattaacttGTGTATGAACAAACAAAGAGACATGCCAATATATAAAAGTATAACAAATAGAAGCTGGAGCCTGTGACTAAAGATGAAGGTAGTTTTAGTGTTAGAGCTGATAGTAAAATTAGTGTGCTCTGACCTCACAACCTCCACTCACACCCCCCACTGCAGCATTCCTTAATTCATGTGGCTGTGGCTCCCAGGGCAGAGCACAGCAGGGCCAGGCGTGGGTTAAGCAGCAGTGCCCTTACTGCACAGACTCTGGGTGGTGTGAGTGTTATCttgaggtgggggggggattgACAGGCTGCAGTAATGAGCTGAACAGCTGCTTCAGAGACCAGGTTTCATATCTTCTAAACACCGCGCTGGCCCCCTGAGCAGCCTGGGAGAgccgcacacgcacacaaactaTTTCAGGAGCTCCTTAAATGTGGGACAGACAGGGGCAGGGGCGGCGGGGCAtcttttcctgtgtgtgtgaatgtgtgtgagccTCACTTTTCCCACAGAGAAAGGGGTCCCTTATCAGGGGAGTTCAAATGGAACTGGGAGACCGTAGTCGTAGAACAGGTGAATCTTAACAGTGTAACACCTTGATTGTGAAATGCAGGGCTTGGGTTTCAGAGCAGCGCGCAACCTCAAAGAACTTCCTCTGGTCCGTTCCTCGTTAATGCTCTTTGGGAATTCTTTTGGGCGTCTTTGTGTCATCAGGGCACACAGGGAGGGGGTGGTGTGGTGTGGGGTggtatggggtgggggggggtgacaCAGGAAGGATATTTAAAGGCTCTTGTAATGTTATGAGCTGTTATGAGCACCTCCTCAGAAATGTGGATTTTCTACGCGTGTCAACAGTTACTAATTAAAGTGTGTTTGGGAATGGggagctggctggctcactgGCCATACAGAGTACATGCAACAGGGTGTCCAagttgtgagtgtgagtgtgtttgttgtgtgtgtctctgtgtgtgtggcatGTGTGGACCTTGTGTGGTCAGGTGTTTAGAACAGCCATTAGACAATAAATTCTTCTTCATTCTGGATTTTGAACCAGGCGACCCCTGCTGCTCAGACAGTATTATGGCACCTGGGAAGTTTCCTGATAGAAACTCTGTAGCGTGGAGGAGAACAGGAGAGTGCCTGTGTTAATTTGTCAATCGTTCTgccaacaattaaaataatcaattaatcGAATTTAGAAATacgaaaaaatagaaaaaaaaggaaaatctcCCATGAGCACCTGTGTTGGGAGTGCGAGGGGCTGCCCCAGGGCTGCCTCAACCAGAGTTTTGAGCTTGTAGAGTTGTTTGCAGAGCAACACCTTGGtttcacactgactgacacacacacacacacacacacgctgactgacactgacacacacacacacacacagctctgagaCCCTGAGTAACAGAAGCAGAATGAATGGTTGTGCTGTGAGTCATCAGCTCTCTACTGACTTtaatatcaaataaaaacaacattaaataattacacaaatatacacacagggattaatgctgttgctgtgctgttggaaaaaaggaaataaacacataaagcaattaacaataatacatacataaatacctacatacataattaaaaaagtacTTTGTGTCAGGGCTGTTGCAAGGAAGTTAcaaataaaccaacaaacaagTAAATCAATAGTCCAGTTATTCAGCTCCCTCAGTACCCGCTCCTCCCCACCTGCACCGGTGACAGTTCTGCGGTGGGACAAAAGCAGGtgagtggagggggagggagggagcggcAGTGGTAGAGCAGTGATGGAATGAGCTTGCCTTGGCAAGCAGGGCTTGGTCTGAATTGGTTAATGCAAGAATGGACACATATgcatgtatacagtatatatatttgtatgtatatatgtgtctccatctctctgtttctttttctctcacacactctataacctccctctctctctgctctctctctccctctctgcagtCTGTGAGCAGTTATAACCAGGGTGATGTGGAGGGCTCTGAGCGCCTGGGCCGCAATGCTCTGTATGTGGCCATCGCCTCCATCATCATCGGCATTCTGGTCATCACCATCTACTGCACAGTGCACTTTACTACGGTACGAGCCCAACCCTgcacactgcgcacacactgcacacacacagcacacacacactgcacacaaactACGCACAAACTAtgcacacactgcgcacacactgcgcacacagttcacacactgcacacacacactgcgcacacacactgtgcgcacactgcacacacacttcacacactgaacacatactgcacacacacactgcacacacacactgcacacacacactgcacacacactgaacacatactgcacacacatactgcacacacacactgcacacacacttcaCATGCATGCTCAGCCCTGTGTGTCCAGTCCTCATGCTCAGTCTCTGTGCACAGTCTTTGTATGCAGACATTGTTGCCAGTCCATCTGTGTCCAGCAGTGTGTGTCTACTCTGTGTGTCCACTCTGTATACCCAGCCCTGTGTGTCCAGCATGCTGTATGCACTGCAATGAATCATCTCCTGTCATCCATCATCCTTGCAAACAGCATGGCATCTCAGTGCTATACTGGTGTCACAACTGTGAGTGTGTgggcatgtgtgtgagtgtgtatgttgGGAGGGTGGAGTCAGTCAGACATCTAATCATATGTGTTTCTCTTTAACTCCCCAGCATGCTATCTGACCTCCAAACTGCAAGGTCAAACGATCTCCCCAGAGACTAGACTACCCCGtcagacagatacacagacacacagacagacagacaccaaGCTCTCACTCCGTTCCTTGAGAAAGGCACAACGCGAAACGCCTTGCCCTCAAAAGCCACTCCtgagtcttttatttttttatttttgtttatttttttcttcccttctcACAGAGTCCACTCTGTGTCCTGTACAGCCTTGAATTTGCACCCCTGAATGCTGAGCCCATACAGAAAACTCATCTATGTGCGATATAATATAGattatatgttttcatttgtttgccaTCTTTTtagaatatattataaatatatgaaaatatatcatAAATATGTGAGTTTTCCAAATGGATATGAGTGTTCAtttcatgtatatatttaatgtatggtTGACAGCTGGGGGATTTATGTCAAGGGCAAGGAAAACGCAAAAACGAATTTTGTCTGATGGAAGTTAGGGCTGTGTGGATCAGTGGGTCAGTATAGGGAGATGTCAATGTTGTAAAACAATGTTTCTTGTTCAGTTTTGGATGGgatgaaaatgaatatatatatatatatatatatatatatatatatatatatatatatatatatatatatatatatatatatattcatgtatatatatatatatattcatgtatatatatatatatgtagcctaTAATATGCATGTCTTAACATGTCTTATGTAtcaaatacagtacaaacaatgcattttgtaGACATTTGTATATAAAAACTAATTACTGATTTTCTTCCttgtatgtctgtgtctgtgtgcatgtgttgcaatgtgtgtctctgtgtctgtgtgtgaatctgtctctgtgtgtctgtctttctatgtgtctctgtgtgtgtatctgtctgtgtgcgtgtctctgtctgtgtgcgtgtctctgtctttctgtgtctgtctctatgtgtctctctgtctttctctgtccgtttctgtgtgtgtctctgtctttctctgtccgtctctgtgtgtgtctctgtctttccctgtgtgttgtAGGTAGAGCTTTAGGAAGCAGAGCAGCCACGTCATGATGGGAGAACCTGCAgccggtgtgtctgtgtgtgtggaggggggtaGATGCTTTCCTCCTGTATGTGGAACTCCATTAACCCCCACCCCGCTGAGGGCAAGGAACCATTGACCCCCCGACAGGCCCCTCACAGCCTGCCACCGGCCCTCCCCATAATGCATTGCTGATTTGTCTGTTTCTCTATTGCTGTTCTCTGTGTCTGTATGAACTGCTATGCTCTTGTCTTCAGACTCTGTGATGTGATGCAGGTGCAACTGTACTATTATAAAGTGGGGGGTATGGGGTGTGTGTGGGTAGGGTGGGATTGGGCAGTGGgacggagagggggaggggtgtgTGCTTGAGAAAAGGGGGGTTCGGGTGGGTGGTCCCTGTGCTCCTGAAGTTTTGGTACCCTCTGAGACCTTTAAAAAGGGATGCTAGGCCATAatgaattattatatttgttgttattattattattgttgttgttaatgttattattctAAGGTGAATGACgtttaacaaaacaaacttaaaaaaaaacattaacaatgacAGGTGAAAGGTGAAGGTAGGAACAATCTAAGTGTGGTCAAATGCCACAAAACAAACAGCCGTCACAATACAGAACCCGGTCCTCATGAAGATGTCTGTTGCCCTGTGGCCTCGAACGACTGTCCATCTCTGCAGGGCTCTGGAGCTCAAGGGGCCTTGGGGGGTGGGTTTCGCACTATGAGTGTGTTATACTGAGTGTACCTGCATAGCAGTTGTCCAGATAGATGTCATTACTCTGTGTACTGTGCTACTGTGCTGCCATACTACAGACAATGGGGAGGGGCTGGCCCGATGTTGGCCCTGGGGAGCCACAGTCCGGCAGCTTCTGAGAGTCACCGCTTAAAAGATGTGCAACAGTGTATgtgtctttttccttttttattatgattttagcAAGTGATTTTCTCAGTTCAGTGGGCCAGTGTGGTCCTGGGATTAGGGCGGTGACTCTTGATGAAGTTATTAtaagaattattattttcaccaacacaacacaatgcaagaGACCTGTGCGAAGTCTggatctccaggaccaggattgtcCAGCTGCCCTGTCATTGTGACTGTCGAACCTCAGACTGCACTACGCCTTAATGCTGATAAATTGTTGACTGTTGTTCTAATTCCTTTAaaagtacaaaaacaaatgttcctTGTGTGTGGTGTTTTTACAAAGGCATTGTGTTTTTAACTAAAATCATGGATTTTTAAAAAATGGGTTTACGaatgtatgttttaataaatgGTAGAAAAACTGGACCCGTTGTGCTGCTTTATAtggtgctgctgtgtgtgtgtgtgtgtgagagagagagagagagagtgtgagagagggagagagacagtgtgaggTGTGAGACAGATGCAGAGAGAGAAATGCCAGTTGCTCCATCCTGTGGGTTACTGGCAGGCACAGTTGCCGGGTGTGTATCATTGGACTCGCCTCTGGCCCCTGTTCACAGTGCCCCCCTCCTGATCACCCTCTGATCCCCCCATCTCTCACCCTGATCTCTTcagctccctctccccctcccctcctccccctctccctcgctctccctGCATTCTGCCGACTCTGGAGGATCCTGTATTCTGATATGTAATCTTATAGCCAACAGCAGCTACATTTAGTGCAGCTGTTGGTCTATGCTGGCATGGAGCTGGGCTGGAttgggctgtgttgtgtgtgctcaGGGCAGCTGATTTATAAAAACATTAGGCGATAGGTGTGCAGTGTTCTTCCCTGTGCACTGTCCCTATTACACTATGGGCACATCTGCAATGTCACTAGCACCTGCAGTTGcaattgctttattggcatgaggAGAATAATGAGTGACAGAGCAAcactctctgtgctgggctgtcGTGATAATTCTCTCCCCACCAATCGCCTTCCAGCCTTATCTCCCGTCTCTTATTTGCATGAAACTCCTGGAGAACACCCCCAGATCACGATGGTGCCGGCGCGGTGAACCACAGCCTGCAGAGAGGGAAGTTAGTTACACCAGTGGCAAGAGCCGGCCCAGAACGCAAGAACAGCACTGGAAAGCAGAGGAAAGAACACCACCATGACTGAAAGATCCTTTTCTAGAGAACTGATTCATTTGTGTTTTAGAAAGTATTTTgtgattattttcttgtttttttatttgtttattggaattgatgttttgagttttgttatgtatttgcttttgtttatgaaatgaaaattgaaaatgatgaaaattattttatgtgaagaaaatgtaaaatacaaataaacaatattttactAAATATTTCTGTGGAGAGGAACAATTATGAGTTTCAACAAATTTGTTGACCGCCCTGTCTCACGCCGGGCCCCCATACTTGTGAAAAAACTAATATAATATCACtgcattaataaatattaaaactgaTACCccctgcgaccctcaccaggataagcggtttcaaaaatggatgcaTGGATAGATGGAAACTGATTCCATATAGCTTCATTAATAAATACTAAAACAGATGCAATATGGCTCCATTAAGAAAAGCTGTTCACGTTCAGAGAGCCTTGAATGAAACACATGTATCAGTGGGTGTTTAACTGAAAATCTAATCCAAGTGAAGTTTGCATGTATAATAACTGGAATGATTGCAATATGTTTGTCCATGTTGAATACGTTCTATCTTTTTGATTGTATAATTAGTTATAAATATCTGAAAATACTTTGTTATGAACCAGCCAGGTAGGTTGTTGTCCAAGTTACTATGTAAATTAGAATAAGGACATGTATATCAGAAGCAGTgatacatcatcatcatcatcatcatcatctactGGCCCGAAATATCTGCAACGTCAGTTTAGCCGAGGCGCTCTGGCGTGGTCTGGGCAGTGTTGCGTTGTGTTTG
This sequence is a window from Amia ocellicauda isolate fAmiCal2 chromosome 17, fAmiCal2.hap1, whole genome shotgun sequence. Protein-coding genes within it:
- the LOC136712993 gene encoding transmembrane protein 233-like isoform X1, whose product is MMSVTVVSSDVKSTLDQDKELAGEGEEQAPEVPPPRNYLILTIFTCFCPAYPVNIVALVFSVMSVSSYNQGDVEGSERLGRNALYVAIASIIIGILVITIYCTVHFTTHAI
- the LOC136712993 gene encoding transmembrane protein 233-like isoform X2, giving the protein MMSVTVVSSDVKSTLDQDKELAGEGEEQAPEVPPPRNYLILTIFTCFCPAYPVNIVALVFSVMSVSSYNQGDVEGSERLGRNALYVAIASIIIGILVITIYCTVHFTTVEL